The following proteins are encoded in a genomic region of Amphiura filiformis chromosome 11, Afil_fr2py, whole genome shotgun sequence:
- the LOC140163864 gene encoding uncharacterized protein, producing MVFFKSNDATIKQLRYTIVSSIGESITLRVTTTKSALRWIHNGQRVLQNWNGQTTVTINNVRLADAGVYECYEDGRREEGEHAIMILIVRGCPTSKYGTNCENTCKTCWNGGVCEEMTGICVCPPGFQGEQCQTACGDSNHWGASCTLYCFGINPRPDGCRSHLFCGPNPVGCTCITGITGLDCMQDCPPGKYGANCDQDCHCSASECNPATGCTSGNCHDGYDNIACQGVRECPIGYFGDMCQYPCHCNDENTCDKNTGVCGNGKCAIGWAGADCQNALPAMFRDPLVTEVRGTKVIIDWNDWDQGVDYGTGQIDGYRVYYGPSGQDLQYMDARNSNQPITHLLPETKYYFSIAVVKNVEGKQAVGQMSNSVSEITGCIAPREVQNINADAVSPSSVVISWDESHCVITGYTIRYRLTRSDQCQEINGVVKEENTKETNITLLGLESHSTYSVSVFERSGYELGAEAKIAVITPDSVPSGPPSKLVYKYRARYQRLLFRWKEPECGRRRGNIIAYEYEFRQLLLNDTFSIPISNVTSSLSATFDNIVPYSLSFFLVRAKTVAGLGPFTNWQRAYGVETSQSYLISITTPLAILAIIAIGLVVFILICRKSCTSSCCCGCFRHNKTTSTSQVQAAVTKADDNAYEDLDKGTLERQHDYNDLDNTYLKPMSESMRGKRNNKEITNNRVDNNVCDSGTYEDIEL from the exons ATGGtattctttaaaagtaatgatg CTACGATAAAACAATTGAGATATACCATCGTGTCAAGTATCGGGGAATCAATAACATTACGTGTAACAACCACCAAATCTGCCTTACGATGGATTCATAATGGTCAACGGGTGTTACAAAATTGGAATGGACAAACTACTGTGACGATTAATAATGTTAGGCTTGCCGATGCGGGAGTATACGAATGCTATGAAGATGGAAGAAGAGAAGAAGGAGAACATGCGATCATGATACTTATTGTCAGAG GGTGTCCAACTTCAAAATATGGAACCAACTGTGAAAATACTTGTAAAACCTGTTGGAATGGCGGTGTATGTGAAGAAATGACGGGCATATGTGTCTGCCCACCTGGATTCCAAGGAGAACAATGCCAAACAG CTTGTGGTGATAGCAATCACTGGGGAGCATCATGTACACTTTATTGTTTTGGGATAAATCCACGACCAGATGGTTGTCGATCTCATCTCTTCTGTGGTCCTAATCCTGTAGGGTGTACATGTATAACAGGTATTACAGGCTTGGACTGCATGCAAG ATTGTCCTCCTGGAAAGTATGGAGCAAATTGCGACCAGGATTGCCACTGCTCGGCATCAGAGTGTAATCCGGCGACAGGTTGTACATCCGGGAATTGTCATGATGGATACGATAATATAGCATGTCAag GCGTACGAGAATGTCCAATTGGATACTTTGGTGATATGTGTCAATATCCGTGCCACTGTAATGACGAGAATACATGCGATAAGAATACAGGGGTGTGCGGTAATGGGAAGTGTGCCATCGGGTGGGCAGGAGCAGATTGTCAAAATG CATTACCGGCAATGTTCCGTGATCCTTTGGTAACTGAAGTCCGTGGTACAAAAGTCATAATTGATTGGAACGATTGGGACCAGGGAGTTGACTATGGTACAGGGCAGATTGATGGCTACCGGGTCTACTACGGACCAAGTGGACAAGATCTACAATATATGGACGCACGTAATTCAAATCAACCAATAACACATCTACTACCAGAAACCAAGTATTACTTTTCTATAGCTGTTGTAAAGAATGTGGAAGGAAAACAAGCTGTTGGTCAAATGAGTAACAGTGTATCAGAAATAACTGGATGTATAG CTCCACGAGAGGTACAAAACATAAACGCGGATGCCGTTTCCCCATCATCCGTAGTGATCAGTTGGGATGAATCTCATTGCGTCATAACAGGTTATACAATACGCTACAGGTTAACACGATCGGACCAATGTCAAGAAATCAATGGGGTTGTTAAAGAAGAAAATACCAAAGAAACAAATATAACGCTTCTTGGTTTAGAAAGCCATTCGACTTATTCTGTTTCGGTATTTGAAAGGTCGGGATATGAGCTTGGAGCGGAAGCTAAAATTGCAGTAATCACTCCTGATTCAG TTCCATCAGGTCCTCCGTCCAAATTAGTTTACAAATACAGGGCTAGGTATCAACGATTATTATTCAGATGGAAGGAGCCCGAATGTGGACGTCGTCGCGGAAATATCATAGCTTATGAATATGAATTTAGACAACTACTATTGAACGACACATTCTCCATTCCGATCTCAAATGTCACGTCATCATTAAGCGCAACTTTTGATAACATAGTACCGTATTCATTGTCATTTTTTCTAGTGCGTGCCAAGACCGTGGCAGGACTAGGACCATTCACGAACTGGCAAAGGGCTTATGGCGTAGAAACAAGTCAAA GTTACCTTATATCCATTACCACACCATTGGCAATACTAGCGATAATTGCAATAGGTCTTGTAGTATTTATTTTGATTTGCCGCAAGTCATGTACTTCTTCTTGTT GCTGCGGTTGTTTCAG ACATAACAAAACAACATCGACATCTCAAGTTCAAGCTGCTGTCACAAAGGCTGATGACAATGCATATGAAGATCTAGACAAAGGAACGCTTGAAAGACAACATGACTATAATGACCTTGATAACACCTATTTGAAACCAATGTCGGAAAGCATGAGGGGAAAACGGAACAACAAGGAAATCACAAATAACAGAGTTGATAATAATGTGTGTGATTCAGGAACGTATGAAGATATTGAATTGTAA